The window CCCACTACCTTGATCAGCTCCTTCGGAGATGCTCCAGTAGCGCAGCTGCGTGAGGTTGACCCCAACTACTCTCTTCTCGAGAAGGCAACTGTTCGCTACTAAAGCACGCAACATCATCTCGAAACACTTAACGAGGAAAGCCCCGCATCTGCGGGGCTTTCCTTATGTGTAGAAGCAATTACTGTGCAGCTGGCAGGCTCACAGTGAACATGGTCTTACCGGGTTCACTGGTCACCGTCACGGTTCCGTGGTGGGCCTGAACAACGGCATTAACAATGGCCAAGCCCAGTCCGGTGCTTCCGGTTGCACGCGTGCGGGAAGCGTCTCCTCGAGTGAAACGTTCGAACAACTCCGGCATCTGTTCTTGAGGGATACCAGGACCATTATCAATCACCTTGAGCAGAACATTCTCGTCGTGCTTTTCCAGCACCACCTGAACTGTGGAGCCAGCAGGTGTGTGAACCCTGGCATTCGCCAACAGGTTCACCACTACCTGGTGCAAGCGAGCCTGGTCACCGATGACTTCGAGAGGTTCTTCGGGAAGTTCCATATCCCAGGTGTGATCCGGTCCGGCAGCGTGAGCATCGCTCACAGCGTCGACAATGATGCGGGAGAGATCAACTGGGCTGTTCTGAAGTTCACGGCCTTCGTCCAGGCGAGCCAAGAGTAAGAGATCTTCGACCAACCCGGTCATGCGGGTTGCTTCAGATTCGATGCGGTTCAGTGAGTGACGAACATCCTCGGGGAGCTCGGCACCACTGCGCCTGGTGAGTTCGGCATAGCCGCGAATAGAGGCCAGCGGCGTGCGCAGTTCGTGGCTGGCATCCGCCACGAAGCGGCGCACCTTCTCTTCGCTGGCTTGGCGGGCAGCGAAGGCATGAGAGATGTGTCCGAGCATGTGGTTGAAGGCAGAGCCCACACGACCCACTTCGGTGCGGGGATCGGTGTCGTCTTCACTGACACGTTCCGCTAAATCAACATCTCCCTTATCGAGGGGAAGCTCAGCAACGCGAGTTGCTGAATCTGCAACACGATCGAGCGGGCGCAATTCGTAACGAATGAGCAAACGACCAGCAATGATGACCGCTCCCACACCAAATGCGGTCACCAACAAGATGACGGTAATGAGTTGAGCACTGGCTGCATTGACTTCGGTCATCGGCAGAGCAATCACGAGCTTGGCATCGCCTGTGGTGTTGACCGCTATCGCGCGGTAATCCTGCGACCCCTTGACGTGAATGGTGCTGGGCTCGCGGCTAATCTTCACCGTCGTGAAGTTCGAAATGTCTCCGACATCGACCAGTCGAACTTCACCGCGGTCGTTCAAAATGCCAGCCGTGGTGGAGCCATTAGCGGCGACAATGGCGACGAGAGTTCCTGCAGCCTGACCGGGCGCCAACAAGGCATTGTTGGGGCGGTCATCGTGATCGTTATCACCATCGTTGTGGCCGGGACGAACCGGAATACCGTCGGTGACGGCTTCCGTAGTTCGGATCACCGCACTGTTGAGCTGCGTGTCCAGTCGATCAACCAAGAAGGATCGCAGCGACAACACACTGACGACACCAATCAGGGCCGCGGCAACCACTAAAAGAGCTGCCATTGTCACCGTGAGGCGACGACGCAGCGTCCAGGGAGCGCGGGTGACTTTCGACATTATTCAGCCGGCTTGATCATGTAGCCAGCACCGCGAACGGTGTGCAGCATGGGCGAACCTTCGGCGTCAATCTTCTTGCGCAGGTAGGAGATGTAGATCTCCACGACTGAGCTCTTTCCACCAAAGTCGTAGTCCCAGACGCGGTCCAAAATTTGGCTCTTGCTCACCACGCGGCGAGGGTTACGCATGAGATAGCGCAGCAACTCGAACTCGGTTGCGGTCAGTTCAATGAGGCGACCAGCGCGGCGAACCTCGTGGCTGTCTTCATCCAGCTCGAGATCTCCCACAACTAGCACAGGGCTTTCGTTGGCATCCACGGTGAGGGTGGAGCGACGAATCAGTCCACGCAGTCGTGCCACAACTTCTTCCAAGCTAAAGGGCTTGGTCACATAGTCGTCGCCGCCAGCAGTGAGACCAGCAATACGGTCATCGAGGGCATCCTTGGCGGTCAAGAATAGGACGGGAACATCATTGCCATCTGCGCGGAGTCGTTGAAGAACCTGGAGGCCGTCGATGTCAGGAAGCATGATGTCGAGAACGATCGCATCGGGGCGGAAATCACGCGCAGTGGTGATGGCGGATGAGCCATCGGCTGCGGTCTTGATTTCCCAGCCTTCATAACGCAAAGCCATCTGTAGTAGGTCGGTCAGCGAGGCTTCGTCGTCCACAACGAGGACACGGATGGGGGAACCATCGGCACGAGTGAGGCGGATGGGGGCTTGGGCAGTTGTTTCGTTCACAAGATGAGTATGACGAAGTTTCCTATGAGAATCCTATGAACTGCCTAAGAAGGCTATGAATGTTCTGAGAGTGCGTCACTGCGGCGAGCGCACACACCGATGTCCGCAGGACAAGCCAGAATAGAGCTCGTGAGTTCAGCAGCTAACGTGGCCCAGATGCCCGAGACCAAGCCTCAGGCGGCCGAGCCTCACATTGCGTATCTCTCACGCATGGTCACCGATGGTTCGGATGAGGCCGCCTGGCTTCGTGCCCGCTCTCGTGGCA of the Aurantimicrobium photophilum genome contains:
- a CDS encoding sensor histidine kinase, producing MSKVTRAPWTLRRRLTVTMAALLVVAAALIGVVSVLSLRSFLVDRLDTQLNSAVIRTTEAVTDGIPVRPGHNDGDNDHDDRPNNALLAPGQAAGTLVAIVAANGSTTAGILNDRGEVRLVDVGDISNFTTVKISREPSTIHVKGSQDYRAIAVNTTGDAKLVIALPMTEVNAASAQLITVILLVTAFGVGAVIIAGRLLIRYELRPLDRVADSATRVAELPLDKGDVDLAERVSEDDTDPRTEVGRVGSAFNHMLGHISHAFAARQASEEKVRRFVADASHELRTPLASIRGYAELTRRSGAELPEDVRHSLNRIESEATRMTGLVEDLLLLARLDEGRELQNSPVDLSRIIVDAVSDAHAAGPDHTWDMELPEEPLEVIGDQARLHQVVVNLLANARVHTPAGSTVQVVLEKHDENVLLKVIDNGPGIPQEQMPELFERFTRGDASRTRATGSTGLGLAIVNAVVQAHHGTVTVTSEPGKTMFTVSLPAAQ
- a CDS encoding response regulator transcription factor produces the protein MNETTAQAPIRLTRADGSPIRVLVVDDEASLTDLLQMALRYEGWEIKTAADGSSAITTARDFRPDAIVLDIMLPDIDGLQVLQRLRADGNDVPVLFLTAKDALDDRIAGLTAGGDDYVTKPFSLEEVVARLRGLIRRSTLTVDANESPVLVVGDLELDEDSHEVRRAGRLIELTATEFELLRYLMRNPRRVVSKSQILDRVWDYDFGGKSSVVEIYISYLRKKIDAEGSPMLHTVRGAGYMIKPAE